The following is a genomic window from Mycolicibacterium sp. TY81.
GTCCACCGGGTCCTGGCTGGGCCGCCGCCATCAGGGCCGCGGCCTCGGCCGGGAGATGCGGGCGGCCGCGCTGCACCTGATCTTCGCCGGGTTCGACGCCGATGTCGCGCGCACCGCCGCGTGGCACGACAACGCGGCGTCGCTCGGTGTCACGCGGTCACTGCCCTATGCGCAGACGGGATCGTCCCGGCAGTCACGGCGTGGTGTGCTCGACACCATGCTGGAGTTCACCATGACCCGCGGGCAGTGGGACACGATGCACCGCAACGACATCCACCTGCGTGGCGTCGACGCGGTGGTCGATCAACTAAGCCTGCGCCGGCCGTAGCCGACTCAGCTGACCGACGCGATCGCGAACGGCAGCACGGCGGGCGCCCCGGCGGTGCGCAGCGCCTGCGTCGCCATGGTCATGGTCCAGCCGGTGTCGACCAGATCGTCGACCAGCAGTACCGGACCGCTCACGTCCAGCGTCGGCACCTCCCACGAATCCACCAGCGCCGCAACGCGGTACGCAGAATTGGCCGCCGTCACGGGCCGCCGCTGCGGCCGGTAGTGCAGCGTGCCCAGGTTCTGCAACCGGCCCAGTTCCGCCAACCGGGTCACCAGCGAGCCGATCAATTGCGGGTGACATTCGGAATCCAGGCCCAGCACCGCCACCGGACGTTCCTTCCAATTCCAGGCCTTGAGCACCGCAACGGCCGCCTGCACGACGGCGTCGGGCACCTCGCCATCCGGCCCGTCGAGCAGTTGCCGCAAGCGTGCACCCCAACCGAGGTCGGTGAGCCGCCCGATCACGCGGCCCGGTTCGGCACCGCCCGCAATCCGACCGGAGAGCGCAATTCCCAAGGAACCCAACCCTGTTGGCCATTGCTTGCGCGGCGCGATC
Proteins encoded in this region:
- a CDS encoding GNAT family N-acetyltransferase; translated protein: MRPSPWPLADLEVITPVLRLCHVTEGLADELARLAAEGIHDPAAMPFAVPWTDAVPPELERNTVQYFRQTRAEVSTEHWDVPMAVIVGDDAVGVCAVTADGFPTRRTVSTGSWLGRRHQGRGLGREMRAAALHLIFAGFDADVARTAAWHDNAASLGVTRSLPYAQTGSSRQSRRGVLDTMLEFTMTRGQWDTMHRNDIHLRGVDAVVDQLSLRRP